In Gossypium raimondii isolate GPD5lz chromosome 12, ASM2569854v1, whole genome shotgun sequence, a single window of DNA contains:
- the LOC105762756 gene encoding deSI-like protein At4g17486 isoform X1 — translation MKLQPKHGWHSIMPLRRRGNSGTQFCMFPKAKSAGCSPGNAPVYLNVYDLTNVNGYVYWAGLGIFHTGVEVQGVEYAFGAHDYPTSGVFEVEPRQCPGFKFRKSIFMGTTCLDPVQLREFVEHQSASYNGDSYNLIYKNCNHFCEDICYKLTGNHTPKWVNRLARIGSLCNCILPEALKASAVRHDPNFRPDSEKKRLRSAFSCLSSISMPQKEVSMSSLFLHSHYKGCLPPWELKRSKSSSLKQQ, via the exons ATGAAATTGCAACCAAAACATGGTTGGCACTCTATTATGCCTCTTCGACGCCGAGGCAATTCTGGTACTCAATTTTGTATGTTTCCGAAAGCAAAGTCGGCAGGCTGTAGTCCTGGCAATGCTCCTGTCTACCTTAATGTGTATGACTTAACAAATGTCAATGGCTATGTTTATTGGGCAGGTCTTGGTATCTTCCACACTGGGGTTGAAG TTCAAGGTGTAGAGTATGCCTTTGGAGCTCATGACTACCCAACTAGTGGAGTATTTGAGGTTGAACCTCGACAGTGCCCCGGATTCAAGTTTAGGAAATCAATTTTCATGGGAACAACATGCTTGGATCCTGTCCAGCTAAGAGAATTTGTGGAACACCAATCTGCAAGTTACAATGGTGACTCATATAACTTGATTTATAAGAACTGCAACCATTTCTGTGAAGATATATGTTACAAGCTGACAGGGAACCATACACCAAAGTGGGTGAATCGACTTGCAAGAATCG GTTCATTGTGCAACTGCATTCTTCCTGAGGCTCTTAAAGCGTCTGCAGTGCGCCATGACCCCAACTTCCGACCTGACAGTGAAAAGAAGAGGCTAAGAAGTGCCTTCAGTTGCTTATCCTCAATCTCAATGCCTCAAAAGGAAGTGTCAATGTCTTCCCTCTTTTTGCACTCTCATTATAAAGGCTGTCTACCGCCATGGGAGTTAAAGAGATCAAAAAGCAGCTCATTGAAACAACAGTGA
- the LOC105762756 gene encoding deSI-like protein At4g17486 isoform X3 yields the protein MKLQPKHGWHSIMPLRRRGNSGLGIFHTGVEVQGVEYAFGAHDYPTSGVFEVEPRQCPGFKFRKSIFMGTTCLDPVQLREFVEHQSASYNGDSYNLIYKNCNHFCEDICYKLTGNHTPKWVNRLARIGSLCNCILPEALKASAVRHDPNFRPDSEKKRLRSAFSCLSSISMPQKEVSMSSLFLHSHYKGCLPPWELKRSKSSSLKQQ from the exons ATGAAATTGCAACCAAAACATGGTTGGCACTCTATTATGCCTCTTCGACGCCGAGGCAATTCTG GTCTTGGTATCTTCCACACTGGGGTTGAAG TTCAAGGTGTAGAGTATGCCTTTGGAGCTCATGACTACCCAACTAGTGGAGTATTTGAGGTTGAACCTCGACAGTGCCCCGGATTCAAGTTTAGGAAATCAATTTTCATGGGAACAACATGCTTGGATCCTGTCCAGCTAAGAGAATTTGTGGAACACCAATCTGCAAGTTACAATGGTGACTCATATAACTTGATTTATAAGAACTGCAACCATTTCTGTGAAGATATATGTTACAAGCTGACAGGGAACCATACACCAAAGTGGGTGAATCGACTTGCAAGAATCG GTTCATTGTGCAACTGCATTCTTCCTGAGGCTCTTAAAGCGTCTGCAGTGCGCCATGACCCCAACTTCCGACCTGACAGTGAAAAGAAGAGGCTAAGAAGTGCCTTCAGTTGCTTATCCTCAATCTCAATGCCTCAAAAGGAAGTGTCAATGTCTTCCCTCTTTTTGCACTCTCATTATAAAGGCTGTCTACCGCCATGGGAGTTAAAGAGATCAAAAAGCAGCTCATTGAAACAACAGTGA
- the LOC105762756 gene encoding deSI-like protein At4g17486 isoform X2 has translation MKLQPKHGWHSIMPLRRRGNSGTQFCLGIFHTGVEVQGVEYAFGAHDYPTSGVFEVEPRQCPGFKFRKSIFMGTTCLDPVQLREFVEHQSASYNGDSYNLIYKNCNHFCEDICYKLTGNHTPKWVNRLARIGSLCNCILPEALKASAVRHDPNFRPDSEKKRLRSAFSCLSSISMPQKEVSMSSLFLHSHYKGCLPPWELKRSKSSSLKQQ, from the exons ATGAAATTGCAACCAAAACATGGTTGGCACTCTATTATGCCTCTTCGACGCCGAGGCAATTCTGGTACTCAATTTT GTCTTGGTATCTTCCACACTGGGGTTGAAG TTCAAGGTGTAGAGTATGCCTTTGGAGCTCATGACTACCCAACTAGTGGAGTATTTGAGGTTGAACCTCGACAGTGCCCCGGATTCAAGTTTAGGAAATCAATTTTCATGGGAACAACATGCTTGGATCCTGTCCAGCTAAGAGAATTTGTGGAACACCAATCTGCAAGTTACAATGGTGACTCATATAACTTGATTTATAAGAACTGCAACCATTTCTGTGAAGATATATGTTACAAGCTGACAGGGAACCATACACCAAAGTGGGTGAATCGACTTGCAAGAATCG GTTCATTGTGCAACTGCATTCTTCCTGAGGCTCTTAAAGCGTCTGCAGTGCGCCATGACCCCAACTTCCGACCTGACAGTGAAAAGAAGAGGCTAAGAAGTGCCTTCAGTTGCTTATCCTCAATCTCAATGCCTCAAAAGGAAGTGTCAATGTCTTCCCTCTTTTTGCACTCTCATTATAAAGGCTGTCTACCGCCATGGGAGTTAAAGAGATCAAAAAGCAGCTCATTGAAACAACAGTGA